The segment ttcttcttggtAGCGGGAATTAAAGCTGGCGTGGACAAATGTTTCGTTTCATACCCGAGGTTTAGCTTTAACTACTGTCAGGTGTGAGTTACAAGCACGAGAGGTTAATTTGTAACTTGAAACTATCTGGAGTGCCTGAGATGGCCACAAACTATCAGCTACGATATGTAAAGTAATGAAAACTGAAACCATgattgggtttatttttttcatgcagaGGACTTGTCTGCACTCCCAGAGTGAAAAAGATTTCCATCTATGATGATGACAGATTTTACAGGAGAGCATACGGTAATACTGGGCTTTACTACAATAAGGTggttttaaatggaaaacaaagtaaTCTTTATGGATCTTATATACTACTTATGCTGCACTAGTGTTTAAAATATGACAAATGCTGCAATAAGCACTAGCTGAATTTGCATCTGAAGCATTTTTGGATCTGAATAGAAAAGtgagaggaagggaaagagggattattttttcccccaaaagcaaatttttaaaattaaggtaGCAACTGTAGACGCTGCCAGCACATATAACCTTGAATAttgatttatatatataaatgatgTACAAACAGCTATCAATGCTGATTTAAAATGCAGACTTACAACAAAGAAGTGCATGCAGTATGCAGCTGTATTTAGAACAATCTGCAATTGCTACTTTTTAATTCTATAATTAATTGCATTACTACAATAAAATCAGTCCTCTGGACTAATAAGTATATAATTCTAAGCTGCTATTTAAGTAAACTCTTAAGTGATAACCCATTATTAATTGCCTCaatacttttcattttgcatctGGAAGGCAATGTCAGGAGGAAAAGTCATATGTGCAAAAACTGTGTTTGCTTCTTTGTTTCTTCCTCCTGAAACCTACAGCAGCCCTTCACAATGCTTTGTAAAGCAGATGTTCAGGGTTTAATTTGGAATCACATATCCTTGTTTTGGAACTGAAAACGCAATGTTGCCGTTAGTAGCTGAAGTAAGAGAAAAGTAACCTCCCATTCAGAGTAGGCTGGAAAATTAGTCTCTCTAATCTTTCAGGGGTGAGGAGAGAAAGGGACTGAGAGATACCCAGCATACCACTCCAAGGAAACAGCATCTACCTATTCCTAATTCTTACAGAAAGTGTGCCTTTCTTCATACACATCTTTCCTTAGAATATGTCAATTTTTCTCCCACTTCATCTCATGGGAACAACAACTGGAATATGGGTAGCTTCTTTCCTACTAAGTATTATCTCTTCTGCCTTAATTGCCCATAGTAGTAGAGCAGTAGTATAGTAGTATTTCAGACTTTTTCCCATCTCCTTTGTCTTTTGTGCCTTCCTGCAGAATGAAAAAATCATAGATGAATGGGTGcccttgcattttctttgtgcTGTTTCCATTTCAAGAAATTGGCAAGACAGTAATAAATGGATTATATATCATagcatatgatttttttcccttttctgtgtgAACTGATTAtatgagagaaaaaaggagaaagtttcattttctaGCTCACTCTTTATTATTTAGAAGACAGGAATGACCCTGAAGAGAGGACTTAATAACACTAGCCTAGTGGAGATTACcgaaaagaaaaatacatgttgaaaagtaaaaatgtgtttgtttggtttttcgtttttttttttgtttgcctttttttgggTTCCAACTCAAGTTGCTTACGTGAAAATATTCAGATCACATTTTGTCCTAGTAATTTGCTTTATCAGCTGGTATAGTGACTTTTAACACAGAATGTAATTTACTGTGTTCTGTAAAGCTTCTTTTAGTTCAGCAAGAAAAACTTAAAGGTATATAGTCTAACTTGCCAAACATAACTTGATTCAGaccattacagaaaaaaaatgaatgtattAGAACCAAACTCCTGAAAAGGTAGGATTCTGACCACATCAAAGGTTACACACCCTGTTTGCCATTCTACAGCCAGTAACAGTCATTGGATTGAAGAGTTACTAGGAAAATAGAAGGTTCTGCTAAGCTTAATTTTTCAGCTGCACAAAAATCACTTCCTGGTATAATTCATATCAGTCATTAGAGATAATTTGTAATTGGAGACCTCAGTCCAACCTCATGATAGTTTGCTGTCTGGACTTTTCTCCTGCTCCTAGACAACAGTGGCTAGTTTATTCTGTCATCCATTCCTGTATTTCCATGTAGAAAGTGCTTGCAAGGATGACTGACTAGAGTGATTagcagaaagcaaagacatGCATGTATTATCAGTTCTAGTACAGTTGAAGGTAGAACATGGAGAGTATGCTGGTACATAAGCAATGGGAAAGTCAAAGTCCTTAGTAAGTGCagcttattttctttaaaaactcaGGATCCAGTATGACACTTTTCCTATTCCCAACTGCCAAGGCCTGTATTTCAAAGGTGGCCTTGGAACTCAGCAGAGTTCCAAGATAATGGCTAGGAGACAGCACAATAAAAGTTGTTCCAGTGAACAATGAACCACGTACATGTGCCTCCTTCTTAAAGCCTTTAACCCAAACTACCTTAAACAGATCTTTAAATAAACATCCtagcttaaatatttttaactacCAAACTGAAATAAGGCATAATAAAGGCAGAGGAGATACTGCTGTTGGAACTTCACAACTGACATCTGTAAGAGACTTTAGAAGCAGCTGGTCTACTATACATCACCACAGAATACTCTGGATCAACAAGTATTTCATTTCTAACAGCCTTTAAATCTGAATTCTAATGCAGTGGTGGGGCTGGGTGGACAGGTGTTGTGTGGAGCTCTATCACTACTTTGACATAACAGTCTTCTTAATTCCTAGTGGTTACAAATACAGCGTGAACTCAGTTTGAGGAAACTAACAGAGGGATCAGAGTATCAAGAGGAACTAAAATATGACTTCAACATAAAAGGGGAACTGAGGCACTTGGATACAAATGAGTCCTTTGTTTTCAATTACTACAAGAATGGACATGAGCAGAATCACAAACGCTATGAAGTTCTGGGACATTTTATTACCCAGTATGTTTATGAGCTCCTGGAAAGAGTCTGCATGCTGCAGAAGGTTTATATCCCTACTGACGCTACAGAGGATGAACCaagaagtttctttttcatgagCAAGAATGCACTAACAAGTTCCTCTTGCCTCATTATCCTTCTTCAAGACCGTGGAGCTTTTTGTGCTGGACAGTGGGGCCGAAGGGCAATTGTCAGTGAGGGCCTGAGACATGGAACACAAATACCATTCATCAAAATGGCCCTGCAAAGCCACTGGGAAGTGATTGTACTGAACCCCAATGACAACTTCACTGATCTGAACACTGAAAAGGAGAGGTTTTCTGCCAGGGAAGAAGCGCTCACTTTTACAGAGTCTGTCTGGTGGACCCCCaagaggggcagcagcagccccgaggaGCATACCGTGTATGTATGGGATCATTTCATTGCACAGAGTGCAGCCAGGAATGTGGCCTTCATTGCCCATGGCTATGGTGGGTTGGTGTTTGTTGATCTGCTGGTGCAGAGGAAATGGCAGGTGATGAATAAAGTGTACTCTGTGGCGTTCATCGACTCCACGCAAAACGTGCAGCACCAGAGCAGGCACGATCCAGAAATACAGGAATGGATACACAAAAACTGCCGGGAATGGGTGTCAAGCAGTAAACCCCTAAACAAAACTGTGCACCTTCTCATGAGAGTAAGTTGTCCTGCTTTCTCTGCTGGAACAGAAAAGTATGCTTTAGCACCTTCCTGCTGCTTACCACCCATCTTTAAGTACCTGAAGACCATGCTGAGAGCCAAGATCACAACAGCCTCGAGGAATTCACCTGTTGCAACCAGAAGCAGCACAAGTAAGAAGAGAGGCAATAAATAAAGGCACACTGGTTTGTTCTTGATAGCAGTCTCTTCCTTTTGTAACTGCCTCTGCACCTTCCCATCACCTAAGCGCCTTCATCTCACTGTGGAGAAATTCACAGTTCTAAGtttgaaactattttttttcagttttgagaaggaaagcacagaagTTAACTATTAGGAAAGAAATGCACTGTTGAAAACCTTAAACAACAATCCTTTGGATAGCTGTGAAATTTGAAGTTGAATTAAAGATGTTAAGGTATACCAACCCTCATCTATCATTTTCCATAACAAACATTCTATATAGATCATAGAGTTATAGCTCTATGATCAGACTAAACTATCAGGAAAACATTTGCTTAGGTGCTTAGCTTCATTAGAAGGCCAAACTGGAATAGCAAGAGCATATAAACAatctgtttcctcctttctaTCTACCATGTATTGTTTAAAATCTTTCAAGAGCTGGAATATGCACCTTTCTCCTTGAAACATTTACGGTTAAGCTGAACAATGCTTCAGGGAAATACATACTACAAATTTCCCTCCAGTCAGAGTTGGTGTGCCCCAAACATGGTATGTGGAggtaaaataatttccattttaaagccAGTAAGAATACTGGACATGAGCTGCTATAGCGATACAATAGTCTAGCAACCTGCAGTTGCCAAACTGATGCAGAGGAATGACATTGCTGTTTCCTTTTAGCTGTTTAACTTTAGACAGATGTGGGAAACACAGTTTATAATTTACACACTCAAAGGTTGCAATTGTACAAGCAGAAGttcaaataaaatgaatgtaaaCAAAAGAATTATTCTTAATTTCCCATTCAAGCCCATGGGAATCAAAAGCGTTCACTGGCCACAAAAAAGAATCCTTTGAAGGATGACAAAACCTTCTCCTGCAAGCGTAGAACATTCCAATCTCAGCCAAAAAGGTGTTGAACAGTAGTAACAGGTATCAGGGAGAGGAGAGCATCAACTTGCCTTTGTGTTTATATCCATTTCAGATTTCAGTCATCACCTCTCTCAGAAGAAACTTCTGTCCTGTTACGCAGCAATGGCCAAAATGGAAAACTCTACTGGAAAGGCACATTCAGTTGAGAGCAAGCAGAGCTTTTTGTATTAACGTCAGGTTTCCTGTTGTTATATCTGAATGGAAATGGTACTAAACAGACAACTAACAGAGTGCCTCAGTTCCCTGAAGAAGGTTGCACTGGAGATGCCATAGCTGAGGATGCACACAGCCTGCCTGTTGTGTAAGGACTGGTCAGAACACAACTCAAAGAGTCACCTGTGGGAACTCTGTGCATGAACATGGAGCTTTATTTACGAGAGAAGCATGAGGCGACAGAATATCTGTCTTCAGAAGGAGACCAATATGATCCTTCAGGATAAATGCTCAAACTGTCCCACAGTGTCAGAGGAGGCCAAAAGTgttcaaaggaaaaagggatCTACAACATCACCCATTTGTGTACTTCTTATCTCAGGTCAACCCATTAAATTCCTTGGTAGAGAAGGTCATATTTAGGAATGTTCTTGGGATCAATAGGACTTCTCACAATGAGCTTTCCCCGCATTGCTCCGCGGTAGATCACTTCAATCAGATCTATAAagtcttgctttgttttgaagCTTCCTACAAATTTGGTGTGATCTGGAGACCTAAATATAAACACAAGACAAAGGCGGAATTGTAATGttaaaatattcagagaaaaaacacctaaaaatgtgaaaagctGCCCAAATGAGATAGAGAGTTCTGATCTAGTCATTCTGAAAGAATGAACTAACTTTATAAAATGGCATAGCCAAGTCAGGAATATGCTGTGACCTCCAAAGGTCAAACAGGTGCAGTGTCATGTCCAAGACTGTAACCATTTCTTACTATTTTTTGCATAGTCAGACATATTTCACCTACTTACTGCATCAGAGCATATTTCAAATTACTTCTCTATTTTACATCCTCCTGGCTCCCTACAGAATTCTCAGTGCAGATGCTGGTAACAACATTATCGTTTTCAAACATTACCTTCCCCAGACATGGTAACATAGAAAAAGACTGATAATTCTTACAGACATAATAAAACAATGGTAGGATGACTCACCCATAATCAACCTTCATGTGTTGTCCattgaagaaaaatacagtagaCGGGATATAGCTGATGTCAAAATACTGGGTGTACACTGGGACACTGTTCACATCCACCAGGTAAATGACTGCCATCTTACTTAGGTCATGAGCTGTTTTTGCAAGCTGGAAAGAGTGAGAAAAGCGGATGACAATAAGACTGAGACATGATGAAAAGAGGCTGGCTTTCTAAAGCCTGTTTGTCTTACATGTTACCAGCTTAAGCAGGTATAGAATATCACATCTTGTCTACCTCAAGCACTTTGTTCAGCCACTACAATAGTAACACAGACACTTACTTTTCaaaccttttaataaatatagtATAATTTCATTCTATATTTGTCACCAAACTTTCTCCATCTTAGCAAAAGCGACATTCTCCTC is part of the Prinia subflava isolate CZ2003 ecotype Zambia chromosome 3, Cam_Psub_1.2, whole genome shotgun sequence genome and harbors:
- the TXNL4B gene encoding thioredoxin-like protein 4B; the protein is MSFLLPKLTCKSEVDQAIKSVAEKVLVLRFGRDNDAVCLQLDDILAKTAHDLSKMAVIYLVDVNSVPVYTQYFDISYIPSTVFFFNGQHMKVDYGSPDHTKFVGSFKTKQDFIDLIEVIYRGAMRGKLIVRSPIDPKNIPKYDLLYQGI